GCGCCATCGGCGGCGCGGACGTGTTCCGCAGGCTGCACACGGACCATTTCACGATCGAGAACGTCGTCTCCCTGCTGCTGCTGAACGAACGGTTCCCGCGGTCGGTCCAATTCGGGTTAAGCATGCTGGAGGAGCACCTCCGCTGCTTGCGCAATATCGACAGCTCGGATACGACGTACGAGAGAACGATTCGGCTCGTCGTCAAGGCGAGATCCGAAATGTCTTGGCTGGAGGCCGACCCGTCGGACGGCTCGCTGCACGAGCATCTGCTGCGCGGCATGTCGGTCATCAACGGCCTCGGCAGCGCGGTCGGGAACTCCTTTTTTCGCACCGAACAGGGGGCCAACGCATGAAGCTCAAAATTCGTCACATCACTACGTACCGGTACGAGGATCCGGTCACGGACAGTGTCAATGAAATCCGCTTGTCCCCGCGCACCAATTTCCGCCAATCGTGCTATCATCATTCGATCACGGTCGAGCCGACGGCGCCGCTGTTTACGTACGAGGACGGCTTCGGCAATCGCATCCACGCGTTCACGGTCAATCGATTGCACCAAGAGCTCGTCATCACGTCCGAATCGACGGTCGTGACGCACGACAACGACGGCATGCTCGGCCGCGTGCTGACGCCCGAGGAGGATTGGGCGACGCTCGCCGACGACAAGCTGCAGAACAAGTACGCCGAATTTTTGATGCCGACGCACTACGCTTCTCTCGACGACGGCATCTCCGCGTTCGCGAACGAGGCGCGGCTTGCGGGCGCCGGCGTGTACGACCAAGTGATGGCGCTCGTGTCCAAAATTTACGCCGAATTCGAATACCGACCGAACGCGACGCATGTCGGCGCGACGGCGTCCGACGCGCTGCGCGGGCGAGCCGGCGTCTGCCAAGACTTCGCCCACCTGATGATCGCCTCCTGCCGCGCGATGGGCATTCCGGCCCGCTACGCGAGCGGGTACCATTTCATCGGCGATCTGCAGACGCGAACGGCCGATTTCGAACAAGCGTCCCACGCTTGGGTGGAGGCATACATTCCGGGCACCGGCTGGCTCGGATTCGATCCGACCAACAACAACCGGGTCGACGAACGCTATATCAAACTCGGCCACGGGAGAGACTATGTCGACATCGTGCCGGTGAAAGGCATTTACCGCGGGACGCCCAACCAGCAGCTGATCGTCGAGGTGGACGTACAGCGATTATAGTTTCATTAAATAGGTTAAAAATATATCATATTAGTAGTGCTAAAGAACGATCTGTATGGTAGAATCATCCCATAGCATCTTCTTATAACGAACTGGCAAACCTGCCCGAAAGGGAGGGACGCAAAGCCACAGGCCTAAAGGGACGACCTAAGGCGGCTGGGTTGCCGAAAATACGGAGAAGGCTCGTTCGGACTCGAATGGAACGCCCGCGTAATTTTCGGGCGTTTTTTTGTTGCCGGCGCAACCGAGGGGGGTTCACGATGCAGGCCGAATTGATCAACCCGTTCCTGACGTCTTCGATTCAGGTGATCGAAATGCTAGCTAACGTTAGGCCGACGGTAGGGCAGCTGCAGCTGAAACAGGTGCAGTACACGGAGCGCTGCGTGTGGTTGAAAATAAACATACATGGTCAAGTGGAGCGCGACATTTTGTTCGGGTTTCCCGAACGGATGGCGATGAACATGGTCTCGGCGATGCTTGGCGGTTATACGGTGACGGGACTGGACGACATGTGCCGGAGCGCGGTGGCGGAGCTCGGCAATATGATCTGCGGCAACGCGAGCACGATGATGAACCACCGGGGCATCGACGTGGACATTACGCCGCCGCGGCTGATGGACGACGGCGCTCCCGAGTGGGGAAAGCGAGCGGTCAGCATTCCGCTCGATGTCGGTCGAATCGGGCATTTCGACATTCATATTATCGGTTGAACGTAGATATAAAGTACATGCGAACGAGGGGGAAGAGCGGATGTATGAGGCGCTGCATCATGCGGCGGTCGTCGTGACCGATTTGGCGCGCGCGAAGCGGTTTTACGGGGACGTGCTCGGCCTTGCGGAGCTGCCGGATCGGCCGGCGTTCCCGTTCCCGGGGGCGTGGTACGCGATCGGCGCCGATCAGCTGCACTTGATCGTTCATGAAGGGGCGAAGACGCTGCGCGGCACGCGCGGCATCGATTCGCGGGACGGCCATTTCGCCATTCGCGTTCGCGACGCAGGCGAGGTAAGGGCGCGGCTGGACGCGGCGGGGTGGGCGTACGACGACCGGCCGCAGAGCGTAACCGGCTGGCATCAGCTGTTCGTGACCGATCCGGACGGGAATGTGCTGGAATTTAACAGCCGGAAGAGCGAATGAATGCACGAAGGACGAGGCGGAACGCCTCGTCCTTCGTCGTTACGATTATTTGCGGCGGTGCCGGGTCAATCGCATGTAAGCGAGCAACGCGGCGAGCACCATCGCCATCATGGCGACGTTCTCGGTCGTCGCGGGATCTATTCCGAAGGATAAGCAGATAAATTTGGCCAAGTTGTTGGCGACGAACGCGACGAGCAAAATGAGGAGCGGGCGAGTAAAGTTGAATTTGCGCAAAATGGATGGCCTCCGTTCGTTCTAGAAATTAAGAGATGGGCCGCTCGGCGGCGTCTAGCGGCTCGAACAGCAGCTCGACTCGGTTTTTCCCGCTGCGTTTCGCCCGGTAGAGCGCGCGGTCGGCTCGGTCGATCAGCGGCAGCGCGTCC
The nucleotide sequence above comes from Paenibacillus sp.. Encoded proteins:
- a CDS encoding transglutaminase family protein, whose protein sequence is MKLKIRHITTYRYEDPVTDSVNEIRLSPRTNFRQSCYHHSITVEPTAPLFTYEDGFGNRIHAFTVNRLHQELVITSESTVVTHDNDGMLGRVLTPEEDWATLADDKLQNKYAEFLMPTHYASLDDGISAFANEARLAGAGVYDQVMALVSKIYAEFEYRPNATHVGATASDALRGRAGVCQDFAHLMIASCRAMGIPARYASGYHFIGDLQTRTADFEQASHAWVEAYIPGTGWLGFDPTNNNRVDERYIKLGHGRDYVDIVPVKGIYRGTPNQQLIVEVDVQRL
- a CDS encoding chemotaxis protein CheX codes for the protein MQAELINPFLTSSIQVIEMLANVRPTVGQLQLKQVQYTERCVWLKINIHGQVERDILFGFPERMAMNMVSAMLGGYTVTGLDDMCRSAVAELGNMICGNASTMMNHRGIDVDITPPRLMDDGAPEWGKRAVSIPLDVGRIGHFDIHIIG
- a CDS encoding VOC family protein — its product is MYEALHHAAVVVTDLARAKRFYGDVLGLAELPDRPAFPFPGAWYAIGADQLHLIVHEGAKTLRGTRGIDSRDGHFAIRVRDAGEVRARLDAAGWAYDDRPQSVTGWHQLFVTDPDGNVLEFNSRKSE